A genome region from Setaria italica strain Yugu1 chromosome III, Setaria_italica_v2.0, whole genome shotgun sequence includes the following:
- the LOC101770410 gene encoding protein FAR1-RELATED SEQUENCE 5-like, with translation MQNDGDSQQQQELQQSWTGNDALSEAITIDPATVGLTGRSFEAAAMDHLKPVVGMMFDTLTDVEKFYKLYAHEAGFSVRVGQHKKQNGDILFKRYYCSREGYRKENIKNVIDESEKKRKTHNVMETRCGCEAHIVVKLGSDKKYRIASMVEEHNHGFVSPDKRHLLRSNRNVSEREKSTLFSCHKASIGTSQAYRLLHVSEGGFQNVGCTLRDLQNYYRDLRSKIKDADAQMFVAQLERKKEVNPAFFYDFMVDEQGRLVRVFWADALCRKNYSVFGDVVSVDSTYTTNQYNMIVVPFTRVNHHLQSVFLGAAFLANEKIESYEWLFNTFLKAMRGVPPHLIKTDEDASMKAAIAQILPDTTHRLCMWHIMEKVPEKVGPSIREDEQFWDRLHMCVWGSKTADDFESQWNSIITDFGLMGNDWFSTKELFFDEEGNLLDEKPEDPMEVAMRKKISDSRNRFEDLIQMAKNSEQGMDFFIF, from the exons ATGCAGAACGACGGTGACAgccaacagcagcaagagcTGCAACAGTCATGGACAGGGAACGACGCCCTCTCTGAAGCCATCACCATTGATCCCGCCACCGTGGGACTTACAGGAAGAAGTTTTGAGGCTGCCGCCATGGATCATTTGAAGCCTGTGGTTGGAATGATGTTTGATACACTTACAGATGTGGAGAAATTTTACAAATTGTATGCACATGAAGCTGGTTTCTCTGTTCGTGTTGGTCAGCATAAGAAACAAAATGGTGATATATTATTCAAGCGGTATTATTGTTCAAGGGAAGGGTACAGAAAGGAGAACATAAAAAATGTTATTGACGAATccgaaaaaaagagaaagacacATAATGTGATGGAAACCAGATGTGGTTGTGAGGCACATATTGTTGTCAAGCTTGGCAGTGATAAGAAGTATCGGATAGCTTCAATGGTTGAGGAGCACAACCATGGTTTTGTGTCACCAGATAAGAGGCATTTGCTAAGATCCAACCGTAATGTTAGTGAGAGGGAAAAGAGTACCTTGTTCAGTTGTCACAAGGCTAGCATTGGCACCTCACAGGCATATAGACTTCTCCATGTTAGTGAGGGTGGGTTTCAGAATGTTGGGTGCACGCTGAGAGATTTGCAAAACTATTACCGTGACCTCAGGAGCAAAATCAAAGATGCAGATGCACAAATGTTTGTGGCACAACTTGAGCGAAAGAAGGAAGTAAATCCTGCCTTCTTTTATGACTTTATGGTGGACGAACAAGGACGACTTGTTCGTGTGTTTTGGGCAGATGCCTTATGCAGGAAAAACTATAGTGTTTTTGGTGATGTGGTTTCTGTAGATTCAACATACACCACTAACCAGTATAACATGATTGTTGTGCCATTTACTAGAGTCAATCATCACTTGCAAAGTGTTTTCCTAGGGGCAGCATTCTTGGCAAATGAAAAGATCGAGTCATATGAATGGTTGTTTAACACATTTCTGAAGGCTATGCGTGGAGTACCACCTCATCTAATCAAAACAGATGAAGATGCAAGCATGAAGGCTGCTATTGCTCAGATTCTACCGGATACAACTCACAGACTTTGCATGTGGCATATTATGGAAAAGGTACCTGAGAAGGTCGGGCCCTCTATAAGAGAGGATGAACAGTTCTGGGATAGACTACACATGTGTGTTTGGGGCTCCAAGACTGCAGATGATTTTGAGTCACAGTGGAATTCTATCATAACAGATTTTGGACTCATGGGAAATGATTGGTTTTCCACAAA GGAACTATTCTTTGATGAAGAAGGTAACCTGCTAGATGAAAAGCCTGAAGATCCTATGGAGGTGGCAATGCGGAAAAAGATTTCAGATTCACGGAACCGGTTTGAAGATCTCATCCAGATGGCCAAGAACTCTGAACAAGGGATggacttttttattttctag